Proteins from one Telopea speciosissima isolate NSW1024214 ecotype Mountain lineage chromosome 1, Tspe_v1, whole genome shotgun sequence genomic window:
- the LOC122656100 gene encoding beta-amylase 3, chloroplastic-like, whose amino-acid sequence MDKNPDLVYSDRFGIKSREYISLGCDILPVLKGRSPVQIYSDFMRNFRDTFREFLGSIITDIQVGMGPAGELRYASSPSQRLKWHWRFYEIGEFQIYDRYMLASLRASAQDAGKPDWGIRGPAGPARLRQRPEELEFFKSTGIWRTIYGHFFLEWYSGMLLLHGERLCMAAKTIFHGTGVNIAAKVGGIFWHYHTISHPSELTAGYYNTSGRDGYLPIIQMFGRHGITLCCECFELVDQAEKKLHPTSSPEGLVKRLVLAAKACDVPLVGETTDSRIDNTSQKNVLEMFMLYSDGLTDPSISLNFGKMNAKLYKHDNWTRFCSLVEQMSRVNDFQSKLNYTTGDGPRSVSSVLATEAFAYSS is encoded by the exons ATGGACAAGAATCCAGACTTGGTATATAGTGACAGGTTTGGAATAAAGAGCAGAGAATACATATCCTTGGGCTGCGATATCCTTCCTGTTCTCAAAGGCCGATCACCTGTTCAAATTTACTCAGATTTTATGAGGAACTTCAGAGATACATTTAGAGAGTTCCTTGGGAGTATTATAACA GACATTCAAGTTGGCATGGGTCCTGCAGGTGAACTTAGATATGCTTCAAGCCCTTCTCAAAGGCTTAAATGGCATTGGCGGTTTTATGAAATTGGAGAGTTCCAGATCTATGATAGG TACATGCTTGCATCTTTGAGGGCTAGTGCACAAGATGCTGGAAAACCAGACTGGGGAATTAGAGGCCCTGCAGGTCCTGCACGCTTGAGACAGCGTCCCGAAGAGCTAGAGTTCTTTAAGAGTACCGGAATTTGGCGCACCATCTACGGTCATTTTTTTCTTGAATGGTACTCTGGGATGTTGCTTCTGCATGGAGAGAGGTTATGCATGGCAGCAAAAACCATCTTTCATGGTACAGGGGTGAATATAGCTGCCAAAGTGGGAGGGATATTCTGGCACTATCATACAATATCGCATCCATCTGAATTGACTGCAGGTTATTACAATACCTCAGGCAGAGATGGATACCTCCCCATCATCCAGATGTTCGGCAGGCATGGGATTACCTTGTGCTGTGAATGCTTTGAATTGGTTGATCAAGCTGAGAAGAAGTTACACCCGACTAGCAGTCCAGAAGGGCTTGTTAAGCGACTGGTGTTGGCTGCCAAGGCATGTGATGTACCCCTAGTGGGTGAAACTACTGACTCTAGGATTGATAATACATCACAGAAAAATGTGCTAGAGATGTTCATGTTATACTCAGATGGTCTCACTGATCCATCCATTTCGTTGAACTTCGGGAAAATGAACGCAAAGTTGTACAAGCATGATAACTGGACCCGCTTTTGCAGTTTAGTTGAGCAGATGTCCAGAGTCAATGATTTTCAATCCAAACTAAACTATACCACCGGGGATGGTCCGCGATCTGTTTCTTCTGTATTAGCAACTGAGGCTTTTGCATACTCTTCTTAG